The DNA sequence GCTGACACTCTGCACTTTAATGTCACAGTTTAGTTCAAATTGAAAATGGCAAAGCACCAAGCCAATACAAGAGCCGTGTTATATAACCGTCTAATTCTAAACGATATACACTTAAAAATTTAGGCTTTGTTCACATGTCAAGGCCAATCCTATTCTAAGGCTTAAATCAAATTTTTAGACTGAGTACACATAACTAATCTGATTTTGTCTCAGACTATAGTTTTGTTTGCTCACATATGTACATTGGTTACTGTACAGAAAACTCAGGTACTGTGCATACATGAGAAGCATGGAGCCTAGAGATTATGCTGTGGATTACAAATGATTACAaattaaattcttttaaaaattgtcTTCCAcctttaaagaatttaaaagcttacataaaatatttagtgtatttaatattatacagGGTgccccaaaagtctccatacacagcagaaattaacacttttttaccaaaattattattattatcatttttttttccagatagccTTGAATGTATTGAAAGACCATGGTATACCAGGAAAAGAGACAGCATCAAAATCATTTAAAGGAAAGCATTCGAAGTGCAATTACATGcttaacaccagatgtgttaagaCGAGCTCGTCATCAGTgggggacactgtgtgtgtttccaaagaaatggcaatcatgcgGAGGAGGTTCTGTAAATAAAggtacattttgctaaaaagtgttaattttcaagtcaagtcaagtgagtTGTTAtggtcattcctctatatagcttgttcACATTGGAACGAAATGCTGTTTCTTCAGAACCATgatgcaacacagaacagtacgcaagactacataaagtgcaaatacacaacagtgtcagATGAgtgcaagacaataaatacacagaacaggacaatgaatacacagaacaataaatacacagaacatgggctgtaaattGTAAACTACTGTGTGATGTAGCACCACAAGTGTAGCAGCAATACTGGCAGCAAAAAGGAGTTCCATAATAtaaaaagtgtctgatgcagctttgtaaagtgcggtgtgcagtggtactgagtcatactgggttaggtgtttgactagcccaggtgaaCACTGAGAGGCAGCAGCGTGTTGAGTCTCCTGACTggctcagggaagaaactgtttccctatgtatggagacttttgggacaccctgtaatattatttttatgtcattcatactttcatttaatttacactatatgggAAAAactatgtagacacctgaccatcacacccatatgtggttcttccccaaactgatgccacaaggttgaaagcacacaactgtctagaatgtctttgtttgctactgcattaagatttctcttcgctgaaactaagaggctcaaacatgttccagcatgacaatgccacaaagtgcacaaagtgaggtccatgaagacatggtttgacaaggttggagtggaagaactcgagtgacctgcacagagccctgacctcaaccctactgaacagctttgagatgaactggaatgcagactGTGTCCCAGGCttcctcactcaacatcagtgtctgacctcactaatgctcttgtggctgaatgggcaaatccccacagccacgctctaaaatctaatggaaagccttcccagaagtgtgGAGGCTGTTAAAAGAGCAAGGCAGGAAGAGGGGGGACTGAGTCTCGGaagggatgttcaaaaagcacaagtgtgtgtgtgatggtcaggtgtccacatagtttTGGGCAAGTAGTATATATCTGTTACATGACATGGAATCAAACAGCTGAACCCAAATGGACTTTTGTTTTCATGGTGTTTTCAAGTTTCTTGTAGCAACTTATTGAAGCCCAGCACTGCCATACACtgaacaaatatataattatatatttgagCTACATTTATTGGAGCTGTTTGTCTACACATAGCCTGAATCTCAGTAATTTTGCATGGTTATAAATGGGTATATAGTTATAACAACAGCTGTTTAATAACTGTAATATCATTATACAGCAAGAAACAGGTAACAGCACGCAAGGAGGTGTGGCTCTTTACCTGTGTGTAGGTGCAGCTCTTGCCCTTGCACTTTCCACAAACAAACATATCAGTCTCAGTGCCGCCTACTTTAGAGAGCTGGTGCTCCCGGATGGACTCTTTAGTTAGCGCCTTCCTTATCTCTTTCAGCTCGGCACTTGCCATctcctgcaaaacacacacacaaacacacacgcatttccgggggaaaaaaaaaaatgcagggaCTTTACATGGACACAACCTTGAATAATAAAAGTTGAAGCATGGGTAAGAGCAATATGCTTTCAGATATGGTTGTGCAGACAAAagcgcacctctgcagtcatggTGGCAATGCGTTCGGGGCTGATGGTGCCACAAAGCACATTGCGGCGCAGGTCGGGGTTCTTCTGGTCTTTCAGGTTGGAGATGCGGCTCCTCAACCGAGTCTTATACTTCATGTCAGTGGATTTAAACTCTTTGTAGATGCGTAAAAGTCAGTTAAGAAAGCAGAGGTTCTTTCGAGGTTAACCTATACATAGGCAGAACCCTTCCTTATCTTCCAAacattatttcagtatttcaatAACATTTTTATCCTACAGTGTCAGGCAATTCTATCCAGTTTGGCTTAGCTCTGAAAGACAAAAGCTTATTTTGGAGCTTTTGTGAAACAGAAGGATATAATCTTCAATCTCTGCTGCCAAAGCTTCACAATCTGCTCCAATTGTTTTGTAGTCATCTGTGAAAAGagcaaataaattataatactaAAAGAGAGCTACTACCTGAAACAAAGAGACAGCTAAAATGATGTTGCCAATATCTGCTAAACTTCAAGGAGaaatcccccccaaaaaactgagaaaaattCAGACTGCACATTCTTTCTGATAAACAACAAAAGGTTAAGAACAATTTTCTCAACACCTCCATTTAAAAATAGTACAAAATAATTGAAACATTGCCCTGTTTCCTCAGTGTTATAGAACAGGGTTTCTCAATCTTGTTTCTGGAGTACCCTCTATtctacacattttagtgtttcccTTGATGGAAATGGAGCTAATTAACAGGCCTAAACTGGGCAGAGCTGTGTGTTAAGGCACAAAACAGTGTTAACAAACTTTGTTTGTTGAGCCTAAATCTGTGTGAAACTGATACTTTTGGCTCATTTGCCTCATGGGTTGGTTTCACACTACATAAGCAAATGACTGGGGGGGGTTGGTCAGAAATACGGTGATGGAAAAACAAACCTTTACCAATTGTgcgtagaaatcacaaaaatttgACTATGCAGGTGCAGaccaaaaaaatgttgttttggtCTGCATCCGAGTgcgattgctgtgttctcactcAAAGATCTGCACCAAAGgggaaaacacaccagggttttATTCAAATGggctaaacactgcatatgtgaaggCAGCCAAAGACAAGAGGGGGTACTCTAGGTCCAAGACTGAGAACCAAGATCATTCTCTATGTGTAAAGATATTGATCTAAtgaaaaatgtgatattttgtgCTACATCATTCCAcctgtaatgtaataataataataacaacatgtaCACAATTACTGACCATGGTCTAACAGTGGTGACTTGACTCACCGTCCGTCTGCAGGGCTGAGACGAGCAGCTCTCGGCATTTATTGCGTACGCTGTCAGTGGTTACTGGAGGAGGGGGGAACGAGGTCATCTTAGGGGTTGTGGGGGTCGTAGGGGTGGTGGGAGTCTTTGGCGTCTCTGGTTtcttactgaaaaaaaaaaaaaaaaaaaacacttttatattcatatatactaTGGTTTTGTTCAGTCATCAAAATATtggcaaatgaacaaaaataactgtataaatgaaacattacaCAGTGATTCAACTATAGTACTCAAACAACTGGAGAAACTACTATGCTTTCTTCTGACAAAAAcgttcatctttttttaaataatacatatcTCATGAAAACACATGCAGCAttattattggcacccctaaataatatttaaaataaaacaataatacaacaaaatttaaaaactattaaagCAATGTTTAGTTAcccataaatattttttgtcaaaacaaacaaacaaacaaacaaacaaaaaaagcatacaTGGAAAAGCACCAAGGCCCAGGATATTTTAAATAGTGGGTGCCTCTGCCAGTAAGTTAGGACTTGCTGGCTCTTTAAGCAAGACAAGGACCCCATGTCAAAACAGAAATGGTTGCAAGAACACAAAATCAACATTTACCATAGCTATCTCAGTCTCTGGAATTGAACCCTTGCAAATTCTTGTGGTCTAAATTCTACATATgcaaacctaagaatataaaggagccTGTAATGCATGGATGCATAATGGCCCAAGATCCATCTCCAAGTGTTCTTTAGGCTTGTTACACATTACAGGACGTGGCAGCGGTGaggaaaaatattcagaaactTGTCTGCACTGAGCCAATAATTTCTGCCATGATTTCTGTTCTTCACACGCAAATACACACCTGAAGTCACTGGATCCAGGACTGTCTTTCGATGACGATGACTGAAGGGGGGGTAGtccctttttcttctcctccgaCTTGCCGTCAGAACCATCTAATAAAGGTAGGAGGGGTCAATTTATGTCCTCTTCTCTCTGCACCACTTAGCTTGGAACATTACCTTCTAGAATATGCTCACAATTAGaaattatttacttataaaCAGCCATTACCACCTGTGTCATTTGAACATACATGAGACAATAAACCCTAAAGCAATCTTTCAGTAAAACAAATGGCCTTAGTTGATAACAGGAACATGATTTTTCAACAGAagcagtgggggaaaaaaataacagaagaaCTGTACCAAGCAGTTTTTTCCAGGTCTTGATGAGAGACTTGGCCAGAGTCTGCACCTCCTCGTCTGAACTCTGCTTCCTCACAGCGTTCACAGACATCCCAATCCGCGTGGACTGAACACATTAGGTAAAATACACAAAGTTAGAGAGTCAAACATTTGGCCCTCGAGTCAAAATGCCAAAATGTATCTTGTTGATTACACTGAAAAGAAACAGTACTGGCACTGGTAAAGACGGGTAAAAGATGATATGggtaaaacaacaacaaaaaaagtctgcggttaattagcttaatctcacactgaaaatgagaATACTCAAACCTTTAATTGAAGCACATTTATtctaaggaaataaaaaaaacccttatcaAAAATCAATTTAACAAAACCTCATCACAATTATTGCCACCTCAGAATTTGGTACTTCTCTTATCATGCACAGTGAGATTGGAGAATACAGAGGAAGGAATCTGAGAGCACTCCTCAATACACAATCTCTCCAGATCCTGCAGGGTCCTAGGTCCTGTCTTGTAGATTCTGGGGTTTAGATCAGGAAATTGAGATGGTCATGTCAAAAGCTTCACTCTGTGGTCACTgaactttttttgtgtgaatttggATGTTGTTTTGGATCTTTGTTCTGCTGGAAGTTCCAACCATGACCCAGTTGTAGCTTTGTGGcagatacatttttatttaaaatctcctGGTATTTCACGCAGTCCATGATTCCATATAACCTAACAAGGTTCCCAGGATCTTTAGAAGGAAAAAAGCCTTACAATATTACAGTTCCTCCACCATAACATAACAGTGAGGATTATGTTCTTTTCTGTAAAACCGTCCTTCTTTTTACACTACTGCCACCTTGAGTGTGTCGACAAAAAGCTCCCACTGAttcaagtgtaaaaaaaaaaaaaatgtatgctatccaaactgtttttaaaaacaaagtgaaTAGTTGTGTCACAGATGAAATGAAGTCAGCAGAATTTTGAACAACATATACTAAACAATACAATGTATTTAGTCATTTCTGTGCAGATGGGCAGAACCAAAACAGCCTACATGTGCATATATTGGTCACAGAGTTAAAAGGTCCATCCAGCCCTTACCTGATCTTTATATAACAGCCAAATTTGCAGTACAAATAACTAAAGATCCAAAAATTCAGGCAGATCAGAGATCCCatggaatgggatgttaaaCAAGCATATATGGTGATGATCTgatgttcacatactttttgcCATTTGGT is a window from the Pangasianodon hypophthalmus isolate fPanHyp1 chromosome 16, fPanHyp1.pri, whole genome shotgun sequence genome containing:
- the tcea2 gene encoding transcription elongation factor A protein 2; amino-acid sequence: MAKDQEVERIAKKLDKMVHKNNTDGAMDLLRELKNMKMSLETLQSTRIGMSVNAVRKQSSDEEVQTLAKSLIKTWKKLLDGSDGKSEEKKKGLPPLQSSSSKDSPGSSDFSKKPETPKTPTTPTTPTTPKMTSFPPPPVTTDSVRNKCRELLVSALQTDDDYKTIGADCEALAAEIEDCIYKEFKSTDMKYKTRLRSRISNLKDQKNPDLRRNVLCGTISPERIATMTAEEMASAELKEIRKALTKESIREHQLSKVGGTETDMFVCGKCKGKSCTYTQVQTRSADEPMTTFVMCNQCGNRWKFC